One genomic window of Conger conger chromosome 7, fConCon1.1, whole genome shotgun sequence includes the following:
- the LOC133132737 gene encoding lysozyme g-like isoform X2 encodes MTCIYGDVMDIETTGASEETARQDNLTVQGVAASRKLAEHDLGRMKKYRDLIIKVGRAHQMDPAIISGIISRESRAGAALKDGWGDHGNAFGLMQIDKRYHTPLGKWDSEQHISQGTQILIDFINEIRRKFPDWPKEHQFKGGISAYNAGPRNVRTYDHMDVGTTGNDYSNDVVARSQWFKQNGF; translated from the exons ATGA CTTGCATTTATGGGGATGTCATGGACATTGAAACAACAGGAGCATCAGAAGAAACTGCTCGCCAAGACAACCTGACTGTTCAAG GAGTGGCTGCATCCCGCAAGCTCGCGGAACATGACCTCGGCAGGATGAAGAAATACCGTGACCTCATCATCAAAGTGGGACGGGCTCACCAAATGGACCCGGCCATCATTAGTGGGATCATCTCCAGGGAGTCTCGAGCCGGGGCGGCACTGAAGGATGGCTGGGGCGACCATGGGAATGCTTTCGGACTCATGCAG ATTGACAAGCGGTACCACACGCCATTGGGAAAATGGGACAGCGAGCAGCACATCAGCCAAGGCACCCAGATTCTGATCGACTTCATCAACGAAATCAGGCGCAAGTTCCCAGACTGGCCCAAGGAGCACCAATTTAAAG GAGGGATATCAGCCTACAACGCCGGACCCAGAAATGTCCGAACTTATGATCATATGGATGTTGGCACCACTGGAAATGACTATTCCAATGATGTAGTGGCGAGATCCCAATGGTTCAAGCAGAATGGTTTTTAA
- the LOC133132737 gene encoding lysozyme g-like isoform X1, which yields MMLFLCYFIACIYGDVMDIETTGASEETARQDNLTVQGVAASRKLAEHDLGRMKKYRDLIIKVGRAHQMDPAIISGIISRESRAGAALKDGWGDHGNAFGLMQIDKRYHTPLGKWDSEQHISQGTQILIDFINEIRRKFPDWPKEHQFKGGISAYNAGPRNVRTYDHMDVGTTGNDYSNDVVARSQWFKQNGF from the exons ATGA TGTTGTTTTTGTGCTATTTCATAGCTTGCATTTATGGGGATGTCATGGACATTGAAACAACAGGAGCATCAGAAGAAACTGCTCGCCAAGACAACCTGACTGTTCAAG GAGTGGCTGCATCCCGCAAGCTCGCGGAACATGACCTCGGCAGGATGAAGAAATACCGTGACCTCATCATCAAAGTGGGACGGGCTCACCAAATGGACCCGGCCATCATTAGTGGGATCATCTCCAGGGAGTCTCGAGCCGGGGCGGCACTGAAGGATGGCTGGGGCGACCATGGGAATGCTTTCGGACTCATGCAG ATTGACAAGCGGTACCACACGCCATTGGGAAAATGGGACAGCGAGCAGCACATCAGCCAAGGCACCCAGATTCTGATCGACTTCATCAACGAAATCAGGCGCAAGTTCCCAGACTGGCCCAAGGAGCACCAATTTAAAG GAGGGATATCAGCCTACAACGCCGGACCCAGAAATGTCCGAACTTATGATCATATGGATGTTGGCACCACTGGAAATGACTATTCCAATGATGTAGTGGCGAGATCCCAATGGTTCAAGCAGAATGGTTTTTAA